The genomic segment GGCTGTTGCTGCTCTCTCTTCATTCATCCCAGTAGCAAGCATTGACGCTGCCAATGCACTAGATTCATTCACATTAAACCCAGCCATTTTCGCACTTGCCCCTTCACGGGTCATAACACCAGCAATATCACCGGCTTTGGCATTCATATTGCTTGAAAGGTAATTGGCAGTACCGGCTAATCCAATAGCACCTTTGTGGTCAAGACCTAAAGCCGCTTTAAAAGTCGCTAATGTTTCCCCTGCTTGTCCTGCGTCCATATCAAAAGCCACACCCATAGCGGCAGAATCTAAAACGAATGATTTCAATTCATTAAGATCTTTAATGCCACTTTGGCCACCAGCCGCCAACATGTTATTAATATCATTTGCAGAAAGACCGCCACCTTCTTTAGACGCGGATGTATGCAAAGACCAAGAACGTAATTGAGTTGCTTCTTCTGCAGACATATTTACGACTTTTTTAACATCAGCAAAGGACGATTCATTTTTCACGGCTGACCAGACACTTGCACCAATAGGAGCCGCTTGCATCGCTAACGTTGTTGCCTCACCACCAAGCTCACTCAACTTTCCACTTCGAGCACTCATTCTGTCGGTAATGGCTTTACGTTGTTTTAGGTGTTCGTTTTGTTTCGCTATAGCTGCCGTAGTTTCTTTTGATTGCTGCTCTAGCTTACGTTGTGCATTAGCTAAACGAGTGGTATCAACGCCTGCTTGTTTCAGCTCACTGCCTAACTTACGAAGTTTATCGGTTTGTTTTTCTTGCTTATCATTTAAGTTAGTTACTCGTTTAGAAGCTTGCTTATATGCTTGATTCAATTCAGAAGTACGAACTTTACCTTCTGACATTTCAATATTCAGCGCATTCATGCGATTTTTAGCCGCATCTAATTTATTCTTTAGCTGTGGAACGGCCTCACCGGAGGCTTTTTTAAATTGAGCATTCAGCGTTTCAATTTCTTTCTCTGTCGCTTTATATTCAACTCTTAGTTGTCGAGTATGTTTGTTATGATCAGCTTGCTCTTTAGATAAACTCTGAATATCTGCCTCAGCTGTTTGATACTGCTTTCTAAGCCGTTGCATTGATGTGATTGCAGACTGATAGCCATTTACTTTTTTTAGATCTTTATTAACATGAATAATTTCATCGCGCTGCTCAGCAATTGCAGCTGTCAAACGTTCAGTTGCCGTTGTACTTGAAAGAATATCTTTCGTTCCCTTAACGACTGTATCGAGAACTAAACTAATTTTTTCAGACATCTTTTACCCCAAGCTTTTTTAGTATGAGGTTATAACGATGTATCGCCACATCTTGAGGCCACTGACGAAGTTCCTCTTCTGATGTATTTCGATACATGGGGATATAATCGATTAACGCTTCAACATCTTCAGCAGAAAGAATGCCGCCGATGGTTAAAAAAAAGCACCCACCTGCGGTTTTAGCGCCAAATAATCATTCGTTGAAAGATATTCAAAATCTCGTTGTTCTAATCCAGTAACAACACGGAACATAAAGTCTTCACGCTCTTCATCATCCGTTAATTCGGCCAGTTTTTCAGAATGAATAGTTTTGGGTACTCTAAATCGAACATGCTCAATCTTCTCACCCACTTCATTTTCAAAAGTATGTAATAGATCGAATGAAAACGTATCTTCATCTAATATCTCACCATTTACGGCATCTGCTGGTGTCAAAATATAATGACAAACATCTTGATAAAGGTGATGAAAATCAGGGGTTGCCAGTAAATCAAATTGCTCTTTGGTCAATTCACTACAACGTAAAATAGTCGCTTTACGTTGCTCAAAGACTTGAAGATTGGTCATGTCCTTTTCATCAATCTTAATATGAGGTAAGTTTTTGAATTCTGTAATGGATAGTTTCATTAATCCAATCGTACGCAAAGCTACCACTTGCGCAGAAATCAGATCCGTTTTTTCTTGTAGTCGTTTTAATTCGCTCTCCGACGTTTTGTCATTTACCGCTTTAACCTGTGCTTTTAACTGAGCAAGTTCAGCTTCTAACATTTTACTTTTATCACTATCATGACTAAAAAACTTAAGCACACTTTTATTATTAAGCATTGAATTTACTCCATAAAAAAACCTCCAACAGGAGGTTTGATTATTTTAATACCAACTAGATACCGACTTCTGACATCAGATCCACACCAAATACAAGACACTTCCCAGTAGTACCATTGATGTCATGAACCACAGAACCCGTGTCCGTGAGTTTATATGCTTCACAAACCCCTTCAATCGTACATTCTGGTTTTTCACCCATTTTTTTGGGGTTAGGTTTCACACTAGTCACTGTGGTATACAAAGAATGTTCTTCCGAGTATTTTTCTCCTTGCCGTGTAGCCCCTTTTTCAGTGACATTAAACTGACCAGGCTTCATCATAAATTTACCTAGTGCTTGAGATATTGCTTTACGATCACCTCGCACTTTTACAGACCACGTCAATTTATTCAGACGAGTTACGTCTTCCATTTCTAAAAATGACCCATCCGTTGCCTGAGTTTTAAACGTGATCTCAGGCATCGAGATCTCAACAATCTCATTCATCCACGGCACACCCTCAAGTACAGCCGTAAGACGTCGAGCAATACGATCAGCCGCCATTAATTACCTCCTCTAGCATTGCTGCAATTAATCCATTATCAACACTCATTTCATACACCATGTGTTCATTAGGTGAAAAACGCCCATAATCCAAACAAATAAACCAACGTCCTGATGTGTAATTTTCTACACTGTTTTTGCTTGGGTGGAGATACGCTGTAAATTTAGGAATGATATTTTCAGCAACCAGGCTTTGTCCCCAGTTGGTTAAGCGATCAATCACTTGTTGCATAAAGTCAGGAGTGAGTAATTTACCCATCAGAGGCTGAGACGTTTCTTCTAGCTTACGAGCCATTAAATCTTCAAGACCGACATGCCCAATAAATCGCCCGGTATTACAACGATTACCAATAATAGAGAATCCACCCATTCGAGTTCGAGCAATCGTCACCACACCATGCTTGTTTAAAAAATTGGCTTGAGTAGTTTTATCATTGATAATGTATTCAACATGGCGAGACGTTTCCTCACAGTTCACACCTAAATTTTGTGGACTTTCATGGCCGTTAACAGAAGCCATCGCAGCAACTAATGCAATCGATGCCGGCATTAATACTTGCTCTCCATCGTGTTTAGTGAGGAACCAAGGATCAATAATAGACAACTTATCCTGACCTGTGCCTTCCGCACCAAAATTAGCCGCGAATTTAGCCGCTTCCATGTCATTCAAGTTCGGGCCATCAATGATTGGGCGACAACGTACATCACGTCCAATAAGTGATAACTTCTGGCCTAATGTAATAGAACTAAAGCCAGGGGCCGCAATAATTGTTGGCGTTTCAGCACACGATTTAGCCGTATAAATCCCTGTTTTAGCACCTGTAGAAGCATCAATGCCGCCAATGATATTCGTTTCAGTTGCACTATAGTCTGCGCCTTCTTCTTCAATTGTGACGTACACAATCGCCTTCACATATTCAAAAAGATATTGCACAACAAGAGGCAACGTACCTGCTCGATCGCCAGTGGTATCAAGCATCATCATGGCGTGCGAATAATCCCATAGACGAGTCGACTCACTCAACGCCATTCCTGCATGTTTATTAGGCGCGGTTCCCGTTAAATGCACAACTTGTAAAGCAAGCGGCCCCATACTTGGTTGAGGTTCAATAGTACGAACTTCAGCGCCATTCATTTCAAAATCTTGAATTGGCGTTAATGCTATTTCTGTCATTATTTGACCTCCTTCGATACAGTTAAAGTTGTGATTTCAATAGGTAATTTAGTTCCCGGTTTAGCCACCTTTCCACTAAGTAGAAGAAACGAGGCTTGCTTTGAGGAAAGCGAGATTGTTTTCTCTCTCGGATAGTGCCATTGACCATTTAAGCGAAATGGCAAGAGGATTGGATGATCCTGTTTTTTATTTTTTGTCTTAGCGTTAATCGACATAGATTAAGCTCCGTTGATTTTCTTTAGATAAGAAAAAACCCAGCGCAATGGCTGGGTTCGTGGTGAAAATAGATAAAAAACCTCGATAATTGAGGTTTTAGGTTATTTTTCGTAATGCATCGATTTTAATAGGGTTGACAATAAATATTGGGGTGGGTAGATCATAATTGGCTTGCTCAGAGGTATAAATATATTGCCCACTGGTTGGAAAATTAAGAAGTACTTCAAACTGACCATTAACTACATCCACAGGAAACAAAATCAAACGGCCATCATCTCGTTTAAGAGGCATTGAAAATGTTTGATCGGGAATGTTTACTGAGCCTCTCACCATAAAGCTTGTTAGCTCATAACAAGTAATATGGGTAAAAGTACTGTTCTTTTTTAATGCATTAGTGACTTCAGTAATGAGTATTTCTTTTAACTGGGGCTGGGGCTCTACAGGCGGTAAAACTACATCATTTTTTTCATCAATTTCTTTTTGAAGATTCTCAACTAATGCTAGTTCATCTGTATAAATATCATCAATCCAGAGCGGCGAGTCTTTTGATAAGAATTTACGTTCGCCGTTGATGTAGCTTTCATCTGCAACAATGACATTAGTGATTTTGTTATTACTATCTACGATTGCTATTTTCATGCGTTCAACGCCTCTTGTATTGCGATTTCGTCGGCTGTGGCTGGGCGATACGTGATAATCATCGCACCATTTTTTTGCGTGTTATTTCTGCCACCAGCACCATGACCTGCGCCCCCGCTTCCCATTGCAGATGCCCCACCGCCACCATAGCGATAATAATAAAGGTAGTTCCCCGAAGATGAATAAGCTGCTTTTTCACCCGTAAAAGCACCACAAGCCGTTGCAATATCTTCACCATTTCTGGTAATGACATTTGTCTCATTGATGGCATTTGCACTTTTACCCTCGCCTCCTTTCGAGACAATCACGCTTAACATCTTTTCAATATTTTGAGGCGCAGGTTCAATCCCCCCTAAACTATTTACAGAATAAGAAGTACTACTACCTCCGCCAAAAATATCAGCAATTAATTGATCGTTTATTTTTAATTGAGAATCCCCCCCTTTCTTACCTGTTACATAACCTGGGTATTTATAATCCACATTACCAGAGCGACTACCAATCAAAACATCTATGACAGGGAATGTAGTTTTGTTAAGAGAAACAAACTCAATCGCTAGAAAGGCACCTGCACCCCCGCCAGAATAGATATTACCAGTATTAGAGTATCCAGCGCCACCAACGCCGCATATTTGAAGAGTAATATAGAGAGGAACATTGTGCTGAAAGTTATCAGCTACTGTATCTATTGTAATTTGACCACTGTCAGTAAACGTTTTAGAACCCACGTCAATCAATTCTGCTGTTGAATTAAAATTATCAACCCATGCCTGACCATCAAACCACAACGTTAACTTGTCATTAAAAGTGATGACCCCATCACCATATAAAGTATTACCAATCACTACAGGATGAGAGAACGTGACCGTTTTATTTTCGGTGGTATAATCACTTGCAAGTTCTATAACATCCCCAACGTCAACCGACGAATCATCAGTAACAACGGCATTAACAAACACACTAAGTAAATAACGCCCATTTGGTTTAATGGTCCCACCATTATGAATCGATTTATATTTTAATCCGCTCACATGATTCACTTGACCTAAATCCACCGTACTCATACAAACCACTCCCCTTTAATTCTAATAAATCGAAACTCTCGTGCATGTTCTACAATTCTGGCACGAGGAAATAGTTGATTTCCTTTTTTAAATTGCTCGCCATCTGGAGCTAAGAACGCGACATCACCGGCATCTAAATCCACTGAATCATCAACTCGAATGATCACATCACAATCATTTTCTTCTGCCGTAAGTTGATACTCACCATAACGGAAAATGACATTTAACCGAGAAAGAGCAATTTGATGCTCCTCAGTAATAATAATGTTTGGTGCTTGATTGCTTTTAGAAACATAGTTAGCGAGATCACTTTCATCTGCCTTTTTAGCTAATGCATTTCTAATATCTACATGCGCTTGTGCATTTTTGTTATGCTCAATCAAATCTTGCTCTGTAATAAAAGCAATAGATGGGTTTACAGTATAATTAATGATGTCGGCATTAAGTGTTTGAAAACGCAATCGAAAGGTATAACTTTTCGCACCATTGGGATTAAAAGATTTAAAATCCCCTTCAACACGACGGTAAGAATAAATAAAATTCTCACCATTGATATTACCAATCGCCGCCAATCCCCATACTTGGTAACCTTTACCATTAATTGAATGATCTGCTGGAATGATGATTTGAACAATAAATTCCCCAGGGTTCTCTGGGTTTTCTTTCACGCTCGCTTCAAATAGCGATTCATCACCATAATCAAGAACCATCTCCGTCACATCAACTGGTGATGCACCATCGGCCAATAGCCCCCCATCAATTTTCATGTGAGTAATACTGACAGATTTATTAAATGCTTTAGCATTCGCTTCCGCATTAAATCCCAGTTGGGTGATATACCCTCTTGTATCTAACGCTTCCATTTGTTCTAGTGTTAACTGTGTCATTATGCTGGCCTGCAATCACTGTGGATGTGGGTTTCAAATAAACTGCTTAAATAAAGTTGTCCTATTTCTCCGGCATCAAAACGAGGGTCGTAAGGCATGCAGTCACTAAAAGTATGGGTTTCAAATAAAACAGCGGAATACATAACGAGCTGACTTTCAAGACCATCAAAACTATAAGGAACTGAATCACTCACAACCCCAGTTTCAAACAACGCTCCAGAATAAGAAAACACATTAGCCGCACGAACCAAATCAAGCGCAATCAAATCTCGCTCACTTTTGTAAGTATTTACACGACTTTCTAATCGACATTGAAGCTGTTCATCTAGCTTTCCTTGCTCTATCTCCGCACTTATTTTTAACGAATAGGCTTGAGCCCCCTTAGTTATCTCTGAGGAAAAGCCAAGAGCATCAATGGAATGAATAAGGCCTTTTCGAGTACCAGCTTTACTGTGGATCTCAAACGCTTTATCTGTAGTTTTTCGTTGCTGTGTCAATGAGTCATTAGGCTGCCAATCAAGTACTCCTCGCTCAGCAGCAAGCAAAGCTACGAAGTCATCAGAGCACAACATTGGATCTTTAAGCGTTGGATAAGGTGATACCACTTTTTCAATAATGTTAACCCAAGCGTATTCAAGCGACTCTTCAATGACCGTTCGGTTACTGGGTTGAACACTAATAAATGGCTCATTCTGCTTTGACATCAATCACCACCTCAGTACACCGTGGGACTTCATCCCAATCACACACAATGTTTTCTCGTGGCTCAAGCACAACAGGTCTAATGCCTAATTTACGAAATTCAAATTCAATCTCTCCGATTTCAATGTCCATCTTTAAATTAAATTTACCTTTCGCAAATGCCCAAGCCACTGCTTCACCCTGCATTTGTGAAAAATCATTATTTGGATTTGCGCCGGTGCGTGCAATAACATGAATTTTGTAATCTTTAAACGTCGGTGTTTTTACCGTTAATTCATCGGTTTCTTGCGCTATATCATCCCGATTTAAGTAGTTCAGTACTCGCTTTAATAACGCTTCGCTTGGCTCTCCGGTATGACTTTCACGACTTAACACCGCAACACACACTTTACCTGTATAGGGTTCAACCATTCGAGGTTGAGCATCTTTAACTGGATTGCTCACCGCCTCTTTCGGAAATTCATAACGTACCGTAACTACGTTATCTTCAGTATTAAGTGTAATAATCGGACGTTCGTCCAACGTCAATGCATGATATCGATACCCCATACGAGTACCCGTGGTATGAAATTGATAAGGGGCTAAGTCAAACCGTTTAAGTAAATCTTCATCCGATTCCATCACAGCCAATTTAGGTGGATAAACACTGGTATCTTCAGGCGTTAACATTTGACGTTTTAAGTTATATTGCAACGCCATCAATTCAACCATGTCTGATTCCGTCACATATTTACGGAACATTTGCAGCGCCCAATAATTATTCTCACGAATATCAGCAATGTATTTCAGAATTAACGCTTGAGTTATTTGAGCCAACAACTCCGCATCATTCTCTAAGCTCTCACGCAATAAAGTGGCTTTTTCTTGGTCTTTGTTGGCACAATGCTCAACTGCAAAATCAATATACGTAGAGAGTAAAGTTTCAAAATCAGGCTCTTGAAATGCTTGTGGGGCTGAGATAGTCATACATTGGTACTCACTTCAATTTGTTCGCCTTTCCATTTAGCCCAGATCTGAACCTGAAACCCTGTATTTGTAACTATCGCTTTACAGCGTGTTACGCTAAGGCCATCAAGCTGACAGTGACAATTGGTTAGGGCTTCTATAGAGAGATTTTGCACAATCAGTGCTTCGTGGGGGCTTTGGTTTTTACCGAGTCGGTGCAATGCTCGATTACCAAACTTACGCCGTTTTACACGTTCAGTAAGCTGAGTGGTTAACACCCTTTTTATCCGACAAGCAAGTGCATCAAAGTGATAGACAGTTCGGCCTGTTTCTTGATCTATTCCTATCATGGTAACGCCCCACTGGTTGGTTTACCTTCATTACCAATATGATGATGAAGTTTCACACTGTAACCATCCACAGAGACATCACCATTTACCACATGCAATGAACCAGAGAACGTAGATGGCGCTGAAGAATCAGCCATTGAAAATGCCGCAGCAGTAGATACCGAAAAAGCACCTTGATGATTAAACACACCAGTATTAATAAATTGGCCTGTAAAAATAGAATCACCGGTTCGGTTTGTGCTTCCGGTATGCTCTTGATCACCAATATGAGTGAGATCAGCGTACAACGTTACTCCTCCAGGATAACAACACGTCAAAGAACCACTGTCTAAATCGTACCGCTCAGTCATTCCTCCACCATAATCCCTCATGACTTCGTTTTCTTTCAAACTCGGAAAAGGAAAAAGGTGTGAACGCAGTCCCATCAAGGCAACCGAATTATTAAGATTGTCGCCATTACCAATATTAATCAAAATGCATTGTTCACCAACACTTGGCCGGCGGTAATCTTTTACTCTGCCCATTGCCGGTACAAAAAATGGCACTCCTTGTGCCATGTTCTCACTTGTTTTTACGTCCACCGTCGTTTCATACGCACAATGAACGGTTCCAAGACGGATAACATTAGCCAAACGGCGGTCAATATCACTTATATGTTCAACGAACTCTCTGAACTTTTTCTCAAGGCTCAATACCCGATTGATGATATTCATTATTGTCACCTGTGCAGTGAGTCAATTCATAAAACTCTTGATCTAATGGTCCAACATAAATCTGTTGTCGCATCGTAACCACCCGAGCAAATATCCCATTCTCAGGGTCGAACTTACTGGGCAAATTAGACACTAACTCAGCTTCTTCTTGATTAAATGCATCACCAAAAAATTGATTACAGATCTCACGTTCTAATCGACAAGACGCATCCAAGGCTTCAAGGTCAAACTCATTAATCGAGGTTGGTACTTCAATCATAAAGCGTAATTCAATATTGTGTTGGGAACGCTCCTCATTGCTCAAAGAGTTATAAGGATCAGATTCACCGACTTGATAGCTGAAAGTTACCTCGCTAATTTCAATCGCTTTTCGCTTATAGATTGACCCTATATTGATATTCATCTTACTCTCAAGATGATCCTTAACCGTCGTTACCCACTCACGCGGCGAGTGATAAAACATTTTTGAATTCACGATGAAAAAACTCCTCAAACTTACGATTAATATCAGAAAGATATCGTTCAATAATCTCTTCAGCGTCATGTGAGATATCAATGGTGATCATCTCAATATTATGTCGAGATTTTCCCTTTCTTCTCCACACAAGAAGCTCATCGCTATCCATTGGAGCAATAAAAGCTCCTTCATAAAAATCGCGTCCAACTCGAACCCCTTTCTTGTTTTGGATTGGCGTCCCCATTCGGTGAACACCAATTTCATTAACGCCAATCCAAAGCTTTGAAATTCGACCGTTTTTATACAGTTTGAAACGAGAGCGCAACGCTTTAGCCTCAATCTTAAGTTCATAACCAAGCTCAGCCATTGTGATCGTTTTAAGCCATCTATTCGTCAGAACAGCCGCGCGATTCACCGCTTTTGGTATCTCTTTTTCAAACGCTTCATAGTGCCGAATAAATTCTGTATCCAGTAAAGCTCGGTTGTTCCTAGTTAAATTCTGACCACTCATTTTTTGAACCTTTTGCCTGCCTTACCAAGGTATATTCATTAATAAGTCCACTCGCACCATTTCCACTGGGTAATGCTTGTGCATACGACAAAAAATAAACGAGCCCCTCATGCTGAATAATGCAATGCTCAGGAAGCGTTTCACAAGTCAGCAACCGAAAAGTAATACGCTCACTCTGTTGTGATTTTTTCACATACCCAAATATTGTTAATGTATCTCCTTGCTCAGTAACCACAGACTTAGGTGAGCCAAAACAATCAGCAATGGATGCCCGAAGTAACCCTCGGGCATTATCAAAAAGGCTAGTCATACTAAGCGACTAACTGCGTAATAAGCTCACCGGTCAGCAATACCCCTCCATCAATAAACACACCGACAGGTTGTTCAACTTCCCCTGAGGTGGTCGGCTGTACTTTCGTAAATACACCGCCATCAAAATACGCGGCCTCACAATTAAAGCTAAGAGTATCCCCAGCTTTAATTGGTCCATCGTAATAACCAGAATAGGTACAGGTAACTACTTCATTTTCTTTTGCACTAAAACTAGGAACAACAAGCAGCGCACCAACGACACACGGAATGTCTTTTACAAATCCATTGGATGGTGCAACCAATGCAATTTTTTTACCTTCTGCAATTTGCATAAATATAATCTCTATAAAAAAGAAAAGAGAGCCGAGCCCTCCTTTGAATGAATAATGTTTACCTTATTTTGTCGTGGCAAACATCGCTTGGGTAATACCACGGCGATCAAGTACTTTTGAAGTAATATCATAAGTGATACGGAATTTAGCCCCATCACTGCTCCAGCCATCCCCCGTTTCTAACCATGGATCTTGTTGACCATCTAAAAAGCCCATCAAGACCGTATCAAAATCCTTGCTAGTAAAACCGATTGCACCATTAATGGCGTTAGCTCTTGCGGTTTCAATAACACGCTTAAACTTCTTATACGCTGGATTGTAATTATCAGGCTTACTTGCCGTGTTAAGTACCGCTTCAAACATAGACGCGTGCTCTGGACTCGCCAGAAGGATTTCACCACGCAAATCTAATGGGTCACCTTTCCCTTTACCATCCAATGGAATAGTCGTGG from the Aliivibrio wodanis genome contains:
- a CDS encoding putative uncharacterized phage protein, encoding MLNNKSVLKFFSHDSDKSKMLEAELAQLKAQVKAVNDKTSESELKRLQEKTDLISAQVVALRTIGLMKLSITEFKNLPHIKIDEKDMTNLQVFEQRKATILRCSELTKEQFDLLATPDFHHLYQDVCHYILTPADAVNGEILDEDTFSFDLLHTFENEVGEKIEHVRFRVPKTIHSEKLAELTDDEEREDFMFRVVTGLEQRDFEYLSTNDYLALKPQVGAFF
- a CDS encoding putative phage tail tube protein; translation: MAADRIARRLTAVLEGVPWMNEIVEISMPEITFKTQATDGSFLEMEDVTRLNKLTWSVKVRGDRKAISQALGKFMMKPGQFNVTEKGATRQGEKYSEEHSLYTTVTSVKPNPKKMGEKPECTIEGVCEAYKLTDTGSVVHDINGTTGKCLVFGVDLMSEVGI
- a CDS encoding phage tail sheath protein FI-like → MTEIALTPIQDFEMNGAEVRTIEPQPSMGPLALQVVHLTGTAPNKHAGMALSESTRLWDYSHAMMMLDTTGDRAGTLPLVVQYLFEYVKAIVYVTIEEEGADYSATETNIIGGIDASTGAKTGIYTAKSCAETPTIIAAPGFSSITLGQKLSLIGRDVRCRPIIDGPNLNDMEAAKFAANFGAEGTGQDKLSIIDPWFLTKHDGEQVLMPASIALVAAMASVNGHESPQNLGVNCEETSRHVEYIINDKTTQANFLNKHGVVTIARTRMGGFSIIGNRCNTGRFIGHVGLEDLMARKLEETSQPLMGKLLTPDFMQQVIDRLTNWGQSLVAENIIPKFTAYLHPSKNSVENYTSGRWFICLDYGRFSPNEHMVYEMSVDNGLIAAMLEEVINGG
- a CDS encoding putative uncharacterized phage protein; translation: MSINAKTKNKKQDHPILLPFRLNGQWHYPREKTISLSSKQASFLLLSGKVAKPGTKLPIEITTLTVSKEVK
- a CDS encoding putative uncharacterized phage protein, giving the protein MKIAIVDSNNKITNVIVADESYINGERKFLSKDSPLWIDDIYTDELALVENLQKEIDEKNDVVLPPVEPQPQLKEILITEVTNALKKNSTFTHITCYELTSFMVRGSVNIPDQTFSMPLKRDDGRLILFPVDVVNGQFEVLLNFPTSGQYIYTSEQANYDLPTPIFIVNPIKIDALRKIT
- a CDS encoding putative uncharacterized phage protein — encoded protein: MSTVDLGQVNHVSGLKYKSIHNGGTIKPNGRYLLSVFVNAVVTDDSSVDVGDVIELASDYTTENKTVTFSHPVVIGNTLYGDGVITFNDKLTLWFDGQAWVDNFNSTAELIDVGSKTFTDSGQITIDTVADNFQHNVPLYITLQICGVGGAGYSNTGNIYSGGGAGAFLAIEFVSLNKTTFPVIDVLIGSRSGNVDYKYPGYVTGKKGGDSQLKINDQLIADIFGGGSSTSYSVNSLGGIEPAPQNIEKMLSVIVSKGGEGKSANAINETNVITRNGEDIATACGAFTGEKAAYSSSGNYLYYYRYGGGGASAMGSGGAGHGAGGRNNTQKNGAMIITYRPATADEIAIQEALNA
- a CDS encoding phage tail fiber protein gpH, encoding MTQLTLEQMEALDTRGYITQLGFNAEANAKAFNKSVSITHMKIDGGLLADGASPVDVTEMVLDYGDESLFEASVKENPENPGEFIVQIIIPADHSINGKGYQVWGLAAIGNINGENFIYSYRRVEGDFKSFNPNGAKSYTFRLRFQTLNADIINYTVNPSIAFITEQDLIEHNKNAQAHVDIRNALAKKADESDLANYVSKSNQAPNIIITEEHQIALSRLNVIFRYGEYQLTAEENDCDVIIRVDDSVDLDAGDVAFLAPDGEQFKKGNQLFPRARIVEHAREFRFIRIKGEWFV
- a CDS encoding phage tail protein I codes for the protein MSKQNEPFISVQPSNRTVIEESLEYAWVNIIEKVVSPYPTLKDPMLCSDDFVALLAAERGVLDWQPNDSLTQQRKTTDKAFEIHSKAGTRKGLIHSIDALGFSSEITKGAQAYSLKISAEIEQGKLDEQLQCRLESRVNTYKSERDLIALDLVRAANVFSYSGALFETGVVSDSVPYSFDGLESQLVMYSAVLFETHTFSDCMPYDPRFDAGEIGQLYLSSLFETHIHSDCRPA
- a CDS encoding phage baseplate J-like protein, producing the protein MTISAPQAFQEPDFETLLSTYIDFAVEHCANKDQEKATLLRESLENDAELLAQITQALILKYIADIRENNYWALQMFRKYVTESDMVELMALQYNLKRQMLTPEDTSVYPPKLAVMESDEDLLKRFDLAPYQFHTTGTRMGYRYHALTLDERPIITLNTEDNVVTVRYEFPKEAVSNPVKDAQPRMVEPYTGKVCVAVLSRESHTGEPSEALLKRVLNYLNRDDIAQETDELTVKTPTFKDYKIHVIARTGANPNNDFSQMQGEAVAWAFAKGKFNLKMDIEIGEIEFEFRKLGIRPVVLEPRENIVCDWDEVPRCTEVVIDVKAE
- a CDS encoding putative uncharacterized phage protein; the encoded protein is MIGIDQETGRTVYHFDALACRIKRVLTTQLTERVKRRKFGNRALHRLGKNQSPHEALIVQNLSIEALTNCHCQLDGLSVTRCKAIVTNTGFQVQIWAKWKGEQIEVSTNV
- a CDS encoding phage baseplate assembly protein V, which gives rise to MNIINRVLSLEKKFREFVEHISDIDRRLANVIRLGTVHCAYETTVDVKTSENMAQGVPFFVPAMGRVKDYRRPSVGEQCILINIGNGDNLNNSVALMGLRSHLFPFPSLKENEVMRDYGGGMTERYDLDSGSLTCCYPGGVTLYADLTHIGDQEHTGSTNRTGDSIFTGQFINTGVFNHQGAFSVSTAAAFSMADSSAPSTFSGSLHVVNGDVSVDGYSVKLHHHIGNEGKPTSGALP
- a CDS encoding putative uncharacterized phage protein; this translates as MNSKMFYHSPREWVTTVKDHLESKMNINIGSIYKRKAIEISEVTFSYQVGESDPYNSLSNEERSQHNIELRFMIEVPTSINEFDLEALDASCRLEREICNQFFGDAFNQEEAELVSNLPSKFDPENGIFARVVTMRQQIYVGPLDQEFYELTHCTGDNNEYHQSGIEP
- a CDS encoding putative minor tail protein Z, which translates into the protein MSGQNLTRNNRALLDTEFIRHYEAFEKEIPKAVNRAAVLTNRWLKTITMAELGYELKIEAKALRSRFKLYKNGRISKLWIGVNEIGVHRMGTPIQNKKGVRVGRDFYEGAFIAPMDSDELLVWRRKGKSRHNIEMITIDISHDAEEIIERYLSDINRKFEEFFHREFKNVLSLAA
- a CDS encoding putative uncharacterized phage protein, translated to MTSLFDNARGLLRASIADCFGSPKSVVTEQGDTLTIFGYVKKSQQSERITFRLLTCETLPEHCIIQHEGLVYFLSYAQALPSGNGASGLINEYTLVRQAKGSKNEWSEFN
- a CDS encoding putative uncharacterized phage protein, whose product is MQIAEGKKIALVAPSNGFVKDIPCVVGALLVVPSFSAKENEVVTCTYSGYYDGPIKAGDTLSFNCEAAYFDGGVFTKVQPTTSGEVEQPVGVFIDGGVLLTGELITQLVA